A window from Primulina huaijiensis isolate GDHJ02 chromosome 11, ASM1229523v2, whole genome shotgun sequence encodes these proteins:
- the LOC140988549 gene encoding uncharacterized oxidoreductase At1g06690, chloroplastic, with product MAFHLSSACFPAFSGSKVPPVLAVEVGVDVKVAEVEKTRLGGSELKVSKLGIGAWSWGDTSYWNSFDWDDRKMKDAKAAFEASLDYGITFIDTAEVYGSRMALGAINSETLLGRFIKERKEREPDLEVTIATKYAALPWRLGRQSVISALKDSLCRLGMPSVDVYQLHWPGIWGNEGYIDGLADAVEQGLVKAVGVSNYTEKRLRDAYNQLKKRGIPLASNQVNYSLIYRLPEENGVKAACDELGITLIAYSPIAQGALTGKYTPNNIPSGPRGRIYTREFLTKLQPLITRIKEIGQSYGKTSTQVVLNWLIGQENVVPIPGARNAEQVKEFAGALGWSLGQDEMEELRSMASEIKPVIGFPLEKF from the exons ATGGCTTTTCATTTAAGTAGTGCTTGCTTTCCTGCATTTAGCGGGAGTAAGGTTCCTCCAGTCCTAGCGGTGGAAGTTGGCGTGGATGTAAAAGTTGCGGAGGTGGAAAAGACGAGGCTGGGGGGTTCGGAATTGAAGGTGAGCAAGCTTGGGATTGGAGCTTGGTCGTGGGGAGACACCAGCTATTGGAATAGCTTTGATTGGGATG ACCGGAAAATGAAAGATGCCAAAGCTGCTTTTGAAGCCAGCCTCGACTACGGTATAACATTCATTGATACTGCTGAGGTTTATGGCTCAAGG ATGGCATTGGGTGCAATAAATTCTGAAACCCTGCTTGGTAG ATTCATCAAGGAACGGAAAGAAAGAGAGCCTGATTTGGAGGTTACGATTGCGACCAAATATGCAGCTTTGCCTTGGAGACTTGGTCGCCAGAGTGTTATTTCTGCCTTGAAAGATTCTTTATGTCGTCTCGGAATGCCTTCAGTGGACGTCTACCAGCTTCACTG GCCAGGAATATGGGGAAATGAAG GATATATTGATGGTCTGGCGGATGCAGTGGAGCAGGGTCTTGTGAAGGCTGTTGGTGTATCCAACTATACTG AGAAACGCCTCCGGGATGCCTATAATCAACTCAAAAAGAGAGGCATTCCTCTTGCTTCAAACCAAGTTAACTACAGTCTCATATACAGACTCCCAGAGGAAAATGGTGTTAAAGCTGCATGTGATGAACTTGGGATTACCTTAATTGCATATTCACCAATTGCTCAAG GTGCTCTGACAGGGAAGTATACTCCAAATAACATTCCATCTGGTCCCAGAGGACGGATTTACACCCGGGAATTTCTGACCAAA CTTCAACCTTTAATAACTCGAATAAAGGAGATTGGACAAAGCTATGGGAAAACTTCAACACAG GTGGTCCTAAACTGGTTGATCGGCCAGGAGAATGTGGTTCCGATCCCAGGAGCCAGAAATGCCGAGCAGGTTAAAGAGTTTGCTGGTGCCTTGGGGTGGAGTCTTGGTCAAGACGAGATGGAGGAGCTACGATCCATGGCGTCAGAAATAAAACCAGTCATCGGATTCCCACTTGAgaagttttaa